TAATGCCCATGTATTCAGAGTGGTCTGATACTGCCATGAAATCCAATGGTCGCTGCAATTGTACGCTTCCTGCGGTAAAATGGGCAATGGAATCACCTTTACCAAAGCGATAGGCATCGTCGGGCGTAGTGCGTACATTGTAGATAAAGGCATCAAACGACCAGCTTGTATGAACGTGTAAGTCGCCAAAATAAGCGTTTTTTTGCTCATTGAAGTCTGCTGTTTTTTGGGTAGAATCGGTGGTTTTTTCTGTTTCTTCAATGTTTTCCGCAGATGAGTTTTCTTTTTGTTGCGTTTCGCTATTGCAGGAAAAAAAGAGGGTAGAAATGAAGATATAAGTGAGGATTAGTTGTTGTTTTGATTGCATATTGTTTGGTTTTGATAAAGCAATATAAGATTAATTCTGCAATTGAGTGTAGCCAATCAAAACAAAATATGGGGTCATTGAAGATTTTTAATAGATTCAATGCACTTTTGAAAATATTTATGATTGAAAAGCATATAATACGACATCATTACCGCTTTCTATTTGCAGATAAAAGTGTATCATTGGTCCATTCAGAAATATGGATAGATTTTTGAAGATAGTAATTGCTCTGAAGGCTTCGGAGGAAGGAAAATAGTTTTGTCTGTTAAGACAGAATTTTGGACGGTTTTTTTATCTTTGTATATACTGAACTACTAAATGGGGTGAATGTGAACATTGAAGAATATATATTATCAGGTATTTTGGAGCAATATTGCTTGGGTTTGACTTCGGAAGCGGAGAACAAAGAGCTGCAAACTCTGTGTTTGAAGCATAAAAAACTTCAAAAGGAGTTGGATTCGGTTCAACAGACATTGGGAAATTATGCCAATAACCATGCTATGTTGCCAAAATCGCAACTGAAAAATAACATCTTGTATGCGATTGATGAGTTAGATTTTGTAGAACAGCCCATCAAACAACCAAACGAAAAAATCAATCTGCAAAACCCTCCTTTGATTCATCAGAATTCCAATCATCAGCAATGGTTGAAGGCTGTTCAAGACTTACAACCTGTTGCTATTCAAGAAGGTTTTCCTGTTTTCCCCATTCGCATAGACGAAAAAGTACAAATGGTTGTAGTTTGGATTGATAAGGGAGTGCCTGATGAACAGCACGAAATGGAGTCTGAAAGTTTCTTGATACTCGAAGGTTCATGCGTTTGTCAAGTAGGGAAAGCCAGTCATCCATTGAAGGCAGGCGATTTTTTGGGAATCCCTACTTATACCAATCATTCCTTGAAGGTGACTTCTGCTACACCTGTCAAACTCATTGTGCAACGGGTTCAACTTGTTGCATAATGAGGAATAAACCTCTTCAATTTCTTTATAGAGAGAATATAAAATTTTTGTATTTTTAAAGTGCTTCTATGTATCCTTTTGATTCACCTTCTCATGGTGAATACTCTCCAATGCATACAGAATCATTTCTGGCAAATCGCTTTCCACAATGATATAATCTCGAATCAAATAGTCAAAGTATGTATTGCCCATATCATAGTTCTCATCTATCATAAAAGGGAAAAAGTAAAATAGATTGTCGAGGCGACTATAAACACTCAAACGGTAGGTCTCTAACGTCAAATCGTATTCAATAGCAATTATTCGGTCGTTGAGGTAATGGTAGTGACAGGCCACAAATAATGGGTAGTTCATAAATGCTTCTTGGTGGTCGTGGTCAGTAACTTTGTCATACAAGGGATACATCAATCTATGGTTGTCAATATCGAAAGCATCCAAAAGGGTTTGCATCTTTTGTAGTCGGGCTTTGAGCGCAACGGCAGGTAGTCTGTTGCTATCCATATCGGCAAATGGTAACCAATCTTGACTGTCAAAATCAAAATATTCCATTTCTCCAATCCGCAATTTGTAGTCAAACTTAGGATAGTTGTGTACAACATATCCTGGATAATAATAGTCTAATCCCAGTTCTTGCCCATATTTGACCTCTGCCATCATGGTATAAAATCCCAAACTGTATTGGGCATAATCAGGATGAAACATTCCTAAAATGCTGGCAATACTCTTTTGTCCCATATCGAAAAAACTTACCGCTATGAGTTTTTCTCCATCAAATACATTGATTTCATGGGTTTGATAAATATTTTTGGTAGAAAAATCCAGCAAAGATTCTGCTAACGTTTCGGAAATAAAACCAGCAAAGCGACTTCGGTGGTGTTGGTACAGTTGTTCTTTTGTTTCATTGATTTCAGCAGGTTTCACTTCAATGCGAAACCGAGTTTCGATTTGACGCATTCTCTTCCGCATTCGCTTGCTGAATGTATGTTGGGCAAGTGACAAACGCATCCAAATAGGAGAATACACATCACCTTGTAAGCACAAAAAATGGCAAGTAAAAATCATCTGTCCCATACGAAACCACCCTTTGGCTAAGTATTCATCGAGTTGATTGGGCAGTAAGTTTTCGGGATAATGTGTTTTTGTCAGCATGATATGGTGAAATGCAATAATGATTTGGGCTATTGAATAAGGGAACTTTAAAACCTACGTTTCGGTAACTTTTTTACAAGAAGATAAAAATCAAATAAATAAAAAATTATTTTTATTTAAATTGATAAATTTTTAATTATTATTAAATTGGTTTTCAATACTCTATGAAATATGACCGAAATGTAGGTTAAAAATCAAAACAAATATAGTTTAGTTGCCCGAGGTCTAAGTAATAGGACAGGATTAACTTAGACAAAAATTAAGTTTCAATATTCTTGTAATCAAAATATTCAAGTCTAATTCCTCCCTTCTTTATCTTGTCCTCCTATTTAGAATGTATGATAACTGCCGAAAATACTATTTTTTGTGGTTATTCAACAAACAACAATGAGATTATTTGCAAGTATTGTATAGTTGTATATACAATATGTCACGAAGCATTTATCAAGCCCATACCACGGTCATCATATCTTCCACCTTTCACTTCTCTGCTCAACTGGTTTAATTTTTCCAATTCCGATTCACTGA
This window of the Chitinophagales bacterium genome carries:
- a CDS encoding cupin domain-containing protein gives rise to the protein MNIEEYILSGILEQYCLGLTSEAENKELQTLCLKHKKLQKELDSVQQTLGNYANNHAMLPKSQLKNNILYAIDELDFVEQPIKQPNEKINLQNPPLIHQNSNHQQWLKAVQDLQPVAIQEGFPVFPIRIDEKVQMVVVWIDKGVPDEQHEMESESFLILEGSCVCQVGKASHPLKAGDFLGIPTYTNHSLKVTSATPVKLIVQRVQLVA